In a single window of the Campylobacter hyointestinalis subsp. lawsonii genome:
- a CDS encoding rod-binding protein: protein MQVDNSLALDAYNKLSTPNLKDKSLSKDDALLKEQTDAFEAFLVKEVLDISIKNENSLFPKDAGDKIYSSMYNDTMSKALSGGLGFSEMLFNFLKERG from the coding sequence ATGCAAGTAGATAACTCTTTAGCACTTGATGCTTACAACAAATTAAGCACGCCAAATTTGAAAGATAAAAGTCTTTCTAAAGATGACGCTCTTTTAAAAGAGCAAACAGATGCTTTTGAAGCATTTTTAGTAAAAGAGGTTTTAGATATCTCTATAAAAAACGAAAACTCTTTGTTTCCAAAAGATGCAGGAGATAAGATCTACTCATCAATGTATAATGATACGATGAGTAAGGCACTTAGCGGAGGATTAGGATTTAGCGAGATGTTGTTTAATTTTTTAAAAGAGAGAGGTTAA
- the fliD gene encoding flagellar filament capping protein FliD translates to MALGSVSAIGVFGKINGGEKTALNDELIQTLKQSDEKATIDPITKKITANQTKQTDLTAITTLLSSFKTSVSSLTDSSSYMAKKVSSTGSNNATVSVANGVNAGNMSIKVNQLATKDSYQSKTFSMSNSPVLTDAKSASFNISIGDKTYTIEADKSTSLDDIAKQINEKTEGKINAKVLNVGGNEPYRLVLSSSETGKKNEIKFSLYEDKANTSSSTTSQTNDKENSKKLLQALFNGITEKDNNVTFSDGGVTLSKASDAKFSFNGIEITRSTNTIKDLQLGVTINLNKVDKSDEYTNFNITQDTETVTKSIQDMITSYNSLVNNLQVATSYNTETKASGTFQGVSEIINIKTSLNKIINGVDSNGKSLQYFGISLNKDGLLTLDSVKLKDKLENDFDNFQSFFSTATTYTNVSTRSTGIQENTNPIKGKLKINDKEIDIELKSSDKKEKTKELLKAITNAGVTDIAASLDTNGNLVLKGVGGANLKIDGEESFLQNLGLKKVDLKGSSTTTTGFFEKLKDTLNGLIGTNGTLTNYANSLVSENKKLSTEKENTQNRINEKYERMQTQFSQYEVILNKLSNQMSTLSSMIEMATKDK, encoded by the coding sequence ATGGCATTAGGAAGCGTAAGCGCAATAGGCGTATTTGGTAAAATAAATGGCGGTGAAAAAACAGCTTTAAATGATGAGCTTATACAAACACTAAAACAATCAGATGAAAAAGCAACAATAGATCCGATAACAAAAAAAATAACAGCAAATCAAACAAAACAGACTGATCTGACTGCTATAACAACACTTCTTAGCAGTTTTAAAACAAGTGTTTCATCGCTGACTGATAGTTCAAGCTATATGGCAAAAAAAGTTAGTAGCACAGGAAGCAATAACGCTACTGTCTCTGTAGCAAATGGCGTAAATGCTGGAAATATGAGTATAAAGGTAAATCAGCTAGCCACAAAAGATTCATACCAAAGCAAGACTTTTTCTATGAGTAATAGTCCAGTGCTTACAGATGCCAAATCAGCTTCATTTAATATATCTATAGGCGATAAAACTTACACTATAGAAGCAGATAAATCAACATCATTAGATGATATAGCAAAACAGATAAATGAAAAAACAGAAGGCAAAATAAATGCAAAAGTCCTAAATGTAGGCGGCAATGAGCCTTATAGACTAGTGCTTAGTTCAAGCGAAACTGGCAAGAAAAATGAAATCAAATTTAGTCTTTATGAAGACAAAGCTAACACTAGCTCATCAACAACATCACAAACAAATGACAAAGAAAATTCAAAAAAATTACTTCAAGCACTTTTTAATGGTATTACAGAAAAAGACAACAACGTTACTTTTAGTGATGGCGGAGTGACACTAAGCAAGGCTAGTGATGCAAAATTTAGCTTTAACGGTATAGAAATCACTAGAAGCACAAATACTATCAAAGATCTTCAGCTTGGAGTGACTATAAATTTAAATAAAGTAGATAAAAGTGACGAATATACAAATTTCAATATCACTCAAGATACCGAAACTGTTACTAAAAGCATTCAAGATATGATAACATCATATAACTCGCTTGTAAATAACCTGCAAGTTGCAACATCGTATAATACAGAAACAAAAGCTAGTGGAACTTTTCAAGGAGTTTCAGAGATAATAAATATAAAAACCAGCTTAAATAAGATCATAAATGGTGTCGATAGCAATGGAAAATCATTGCAATATTTTGGTATTAGCTTAAATAAAGATGGACTTCTAACACTTGATAGTGTGAAGCTAAAAGATAAGCTAGAAAATGATTTTGATAATTTCCAAAGTTTCTTTAGCACAGCTACAACATATACAAACGTAAGCACAAGATCAACTGGAATACAAGAAAATACAAATCCAATAAAAGGAAAACTCAAAATCAATGATAAAGAAATTGATATAGAATTAAAAAGTAGTGATAAAAAAGAAAAAACCAAAGAGCTTTTAAAAGCTATAACAAATGCAGGAGTTACCGATATCGCAGCTAGTTTAGATACAAATGGAAATTTGGTACTAAAAGGTGTAGGTGGAGCAAATTTAAAAATAGATGGCGAAGAATCTTTCCTTCAAAATCTAGGTCTAAAAAAAGTAGATCTAAAAGGTAGCTCGACTACTACGACTGGATTTTTTGAAAAATTAAAAGATACACTAAATGGCTTAATAGGAACAAATGGAACTTTGACAAACTATGCAAATAGCTTAGTATCTGAAAACAAAAAATTATCGACAGAAAAAGAAAACACACAAAATAGAATAAATGAAAAATATGAGCGTATGCAAACTCAATTTTCTCAATATGAAGTTATTTTAAATAAACTTAGTAATCAAATGAGCACCCTTTCATCTATGATCGAAATGGCGACAAAAGACAAGTAG
- a CDS encoding flagellar basal body P-ring protein FlgI, producing MKFIVRLCILISFCATLNATQIKDIASIIGVRENQLIGYGLVVGLNGTGDGSSSEFTIQSLSNMLQTVNVKIDPNDIKSKNTAAVMVTAKLPPFARQGDKIDVTISSIGDAKNLQGGTLLLTALKGVDGDIYALAQGALTIGGGTSKGGNHPTVGTILAGGLVEKEVVFDIYTQQFANLSLKNSSFQTAVDMQRAINAKFGAKSATAIDPRTVRLAKPANLNMVEFLARVLDVDMNYKADEKVIIDERTGTVVSGVNITVDPVVISHGAITIKIDPNTYDGTQNATDVDIGGNTSIDTANNTLKIGANQTTVANITRALNKLGASPKDIIAIIENLKRAGAIHAPVEII from the coding sequence ATGAAATTTATAGTTAGGCTTTGCATTTTGATATCTTTTTGCGCGACTTTAAATGCTACTCAGATCAAAGACATAGCAAGCATAATCGGCGTTCGTGAAAACCAACTTATAGGATATGGTCTTGTTGTAGGACTTAATGGTACTGGAGATGGCAGTAGTAGTGAATTTACTATTCAATCTTTATCAAATATGCTACAAACGGTAAATGTAAAAATAGATCCAAATGATATAAAATCAAAAAACACAGCAGCTGTGATGGTCACAGCCAAGCTTCCGCCTTTTGCAAGACAAGGCGATAAGATAGACGTGACTATAAGCTCTATCGGCGATGCTAAAAATCTTCAAGGTGGCACCTTGCTTTTGACTGCTCTTAAAGGCGTTGATGGCGATATATACGCTCTTGCCCAAGGAGCCTTGACTATAGGCGGCGGAACAAGTAAAGGCGGAAATCATCCTACTGTTGGAACTATACTTGCTGGTGGTTTGGTTGAAAAAGAGGTTGTATTTGATATCTACACTCAACAATTTGCAAATCTAAGTCTTAAAAACTCAAGTTTTCAAACAGCAGTAGATATGCAAAGAGCTATAAATGCGAAATTTGGCGCAAAGTCTGCTACTGCCATAGATCCAAGAACAGTAAGACTAGCAAAACCTGCAAATTTAAATATGGTAGAGTTTCTAGCTAGAGTTTTAGACGTAGATATGAACTACAAAGCAGATGAAAAAGTCATCATAGATGAAAGAACTGGAACCGTAGTGAGCGGTGTAAATATCACAGTCGATCCAGTCGTCATATCTCATGGAGCCATAACTATAAAGATAGATCCAAATACTTATGATGGGACACAAAATGCAACGGACGTGGATATAGGCGGGAACACGTCTATAGATACGGCAAACAATACGCTAAAAATCGGTGCAAACCAAACTACGGTTGCAAACATAACAAGGGCTTTAAACAAGCTAGGAGCTAGTCCAAAAGATATCATAGCCATCATAGAAAATCTTAAACGAGCAGGAGCCATACATGCGCCAGTGGAGATCATATAA
- the truD gene encoding tRNA pseudouridine(13) synthase TruD: MENSPIFEPLLSTTHSPINAHFSKNASDFVVRENPLYEFSGSGEHLIVEIQKKDLTTAQALSILSGESGAKIRDFGYAGLKDKEGMTTQFISLPVKFEKNLSNFSHEKLKILNTTRHNNKIKLGHLKSNNFFIRLKKVLPSEATRLREVLNLIDKNGYPNYFGYQRFGKFGDNSKSGLEILKALNCGDKKVFGKYNPKLRDFLISAYQSDLFNKWLSKRVEISRFSECFNANELKEIYKFDKQTIASLKSQKQFFKLLQGEVLEHYPYGKVFLCEDLEAEVEKFVARDRTSSGLIVGAKAYESKDVAKEIEDMFFKEANNFKHLMSGSRRYAWVWIENLEYKYNEQQAQFSMSFTLQKGSYATVVLKEILGRDIFEI; this comes from the coding sequence ATGGAAAATTCACCCATTTTTGAGCCACTTCTTTCGACTACTCATTCGCCTATAAATGCACATTTTAGTAAAAATGCTAGCGATTTTGTCGTGCGTGAAAACCCTCTTTATGAGTTTAGTGGAAGTGGCGAGCATCTGATCGTCGAAATTCAAAAAAAAGATCTTACTACCGCTCAGGCTCTTAGCATATTGAGTGGTGAAAGCGGTGCTAAGATACGTGATTTTGGCTATGCTGGTCTAAAAGATAAAGAGGGAATGACGACGCAATTTATAAGTTTGCCAGTCAAATTTGAAAAAAATTTAAGCAATTTTAGCCACGAAAAACTAAAAATTCTAAACACAACAAGGCATAATAACAAAATAAAACTCGGTCATTTAAAATCAAATAATTTTTTTATCAGACTTAAAAAAGTACTTCCTAGTGAGGCTACTAGGCTTAGAGAAGTTTTAAATTTAATCGATAAAAACGGCTATCCGAACTATTTTGGATATCAAAGATTTGGTAAATTTGGTGATAATTCAAAAAGCGGACTAGAAATTTTAAAAGCACTAAATTGCGGCGATAAAAAAGTATTTGGGAAGTATAACCCAAAACTTAGGGATTTTCTCATATCTGCTTATCAAAGCGACTTGTTTAATAAATGGCTTAGCAAAAGAGTGGAAATTAGCCGTTTTAGTGAGTGTTTTAATGCAAATGAGTTAAAAGAGATATATAAATTTGATAAACAGACTATCGCTAGTCTAAAATCCCAAAAGCAGTTTTTCAAACTTTTACAAGGCGAAGTTTTAGAGCATTATCCATATGGCAAAGTCTTTTTATGTGAGGATTTAGAAGCTGAAGTTGAAAAATTTGTCGCTAGAGATAGGACTAGCTCCGGGCTTATAGTAGGCGCTAAGGCTTATGAGAGCAAGGACGTAGCTAAAGAAATCGAAGATATGTTTTTTAAAGAGGCAAATAATTTTAAGCATTTGATGAGCGGTTCAAGAAGATACGCTTGGGTTTGGATAGAAAATTTAGAATACAAATACAACGAGCAACAAGCTCAGTTTAGTATGAGTTTTACACTTCAAAAAGGCTCTTATGCGACCGTTGTTTTGAAAGAAATTTTGGGTAGAGATATATTTGAGATTTAA
- the rsmD gene encoding 16S rRNA (guanine(966)-N(2))-methyltransferase RsmD: protein MKNNLFTTITSGKYKGKKVMLPSSLTTRSTKSIVKCSFFNTIQNELYEKTFIEVFGGSALMAMEALSNGAKNAYAIEIDKNAFKLTLANTLSLKDENIKAFNADTFKITPELVSKNSDVILYIDPPFDIREGFEDIYKKVWDMLTFIDRSKIYLVVIEHISSYDAPNSCGEFIKFKSRKFGKTTLSYYQI from the coding sequence ATGAAAAATAACCTATTTACAACCATAACTAGTGGAAAATACAAAGGCAAAAAAGTAATGCTTCCTAGCTCTTTGACTACTAGGAGTACAAAATCTATCGTAAAATGTTCATTTTTTAACACTATCCAAAACGAGCTTTATGAAAAGACGTTTATAGAGGTCTTTGGCGGATCTGCTCTTATGGCTATGGAAGCTCTTAGCAACGGAGCAAAAAATGCTTATGCTATAGAGATAGATAAAAATGCCTTTAAGCTTACTCTTGCTAATACCTTAAGTTTGAAAGATGAAAATATAAAAGCTTTTAACGCAGATACTTTTAAGATCACGCCTGAACTTGTTAGTAAAAACAGCGACGTGATTTTATATATAGACCCGCCTTTTGATATAAGAGAGGGTTTTGAAGATATCTATAAAAAAGTCTGGGATATGCTGACTTTTATAGATAGATCAAAGATATATTTAGTTGTTATCGAACATATATCTAGCTATGACGCGCCAAATAGTTGTGGCGAATTTATAAAGTTTAAATCACGAAAATTTGGTAAAACCACGCTAAGCTACTACCAAATTTAA
- a CDS encoding thiamine-phosphate kinase, with amino-acid sequence MDKEQNIIDIFTNKFIGDDGAVVGKMVLSKDMFVENTHFKRGWLSAFEIGQKAMLVNLSDAVAMNAVPCFALLGLGVPSNLKNSYILELCKGIKLTAEKYGVKIIGGDTVKSSEITISLSIISYLQNAKEVSRKGAALGDLVCYTGSLGGSLKGLKTLLNGGHISSKSKFKTPILRDKFMKHSAKFIKCAMDISDGLASDLPKICSKFRVKFYKNVSKLQWLSGEEYELLFCVSPRNLKRVQNEAKRCRVKLNILGKIIKGKQKTHGKFTHF; translated from the coding sequence ATGGATAAAGAACAAAATATCATAGATATTTTTACAAATAAATTTATCGGCGATGATGGCGCTGTAGTTGGTAAAATGGTGCTTAGCAAAGATATGTTTGTGGAAAATACGCATTTTAAGCGTGGTTGGCTTAGTGCATTTGAGATCGGTCAAAAAGCGATGCTAGTAAATTTAAGCGACGCTGTTGCTATGAACGCGGTGCCGTGTTTTGCTCTTCTAGGACTTGGTGTGCCTTCAAATTTAAAAAATAGCTATATCTTAGAGCTTTGTAAAGGCATAAAGCTTACTGCTGAGAAATACGGCGTTAAGATCATCGGTGGCGATACCGTAAAATCTAGCGAGATAACTATCAGCTTAAGTATTATCTCATATCTTCAAAATGCCAAAGAAGTGAGTAGAAAAGGCGCAGCACTAGGGGATCTAGTCTGCTATACAGGAAGCCTTGGTGGCTCTTTAAAAGGGCTTAAAACTCTGCTAAATGGCGGACATATCTCTAGCAAGTCTAAATTTAAAACTCCTATTTTAAGAGATAAATTTATGAAACATTCGGCTAAATTTATAAAATGTGCTATGGATATCAGCGACGGGTTAGCTAGTGATCTACCAAAGATCTGTTCTAAATTTAGGGTTAAATTTTACAAAAATGTATCTAAATTGCAGTGGCTTAGTGGCGAGGAGTATGAACTGCTTTTTTGCGTGTCTCCTCGCAATCTAAAAAGAGTGCAAAATGAGGCAAAAAGATGCCGTGTGAAGCTAAATATTTTAGGAAAAATCATAAAAGGAAAACAAAAAACACATGGAAAATTCACCCATTTTTGA
- a CDS encoding flagellar protein FlaG, translating into MEIFKVASQQLDTQISTQNTQNTQNTRAVEHANNEQNTKNSTQAMDSKSVNETIKKLNEDMQRLETNVRFGYNDKIDAMYVNVTEANSGKTIRKIPTEHAMKMTEYFKEAIGMLFDKKE; encoded by the coding sequence ATGGAAATTTTTAAAGTGGCTTCACAGCAGCTAGATACTCAAATATCTACTCAAAACACTCAAAATACTCAAAATACAAGAGCGGTTGAACATGCAAATAATGAACAAAATACAAAAAACTCTACGCAAGCTATGGATAGCAAAAGCGTAAATGAAACCATAAAAAAACTAAATGAAGATATGCAAAGACTTGAAACAAATGTAAGATTTGGATATAACGATAAAATAGATGCAATGTATGTAAACGTCACAGAAGCAAATAGTGGTAAAACTATACGTAAAATTCCAACCGAACATGCTATGAAAATGACTGAATATTTCAAAGAAGCTATTGGTATGCTTTTTGATAAAAAGGAGTAA
- the flgK gene encoding flagellar hook-associated protein FlgK, with amino-acid sequence MGIFDSLYTGVSGLGAAQIQIQVTGQNITNVNSDYYTRQRVVQSAREPFHSTPGDIGLGVKVDTIIRIHDEFTFDRLKTATSNLENTTYKQQVLQEIAQRFPDLQDTGLIRDIENYFGAWNDFASHPYESSQKTNLLKLTQTLTSRINDTSNQLEKIHTIVNDQVKTTVDEINRLGEQIAGINAEIQSVESNGINHANDLRDKRDQLELTMSKLVNISTFKNELYSDSTVSGTLTDQGKNYNLNISGITLIDGVTFHPLKLESNKNEYGFSDIFYELNDETRANMSSKITGGKLGAILDLRGRYSDENGNMTDGMITEFRDNLDTFAKTLIQQTNNIYASSAQDKMNTADISGMRDNTTLQNIDKNIKNGSFDVIIYDASGKEVAKKTININQTTSMNDTTQGNSIVSDFNADTDDNGDKNLNNDVNDYFVANFKYDEITKTGNLSFTPKYASGDYKIAIQDNGTNFAGVFGLSKFFEGDDAASIRIESSLAKDSSKIQGNKAPINGDNSMANAMVNLQNLKLDFISENGITKNETISGYYRYLTTDIAAKTESVNSINSTNTSLHKSVYAEFQSISGVNIDEELSNLIKFQSSYGAAAKIITTVEKMLETLIGLKQ; translated from the coding sequence ATGGGAATTTTTGATTCATTATATACTGGAGTTTCTGGGCTAGGTGCGGCTCAAATTCAAATTCAGGTTACTGGTCAAAATATAACAAACGTAAATAGCGACTACTACACAAGACAAAGAGTAGTTCAATCTGCTCGCGAACCATTTCACTCAACTCCTGGCGATATAGGTCTTGGTGTAAAAGTAGATACTATTATTAGAATTCACGATGAATTTACATTTGATAGATTAAAAACAGCGACTAGTAACCTAGAAAATACAACATATAAACAACAAGTTTTGCAAGAGATAGCTCAAAGATTTCCTGATCTTCAAGATACTGGACTTATAAGAGATATAGAAAATTATTTTGGTGCGTGGAATGATTTTGCCTCTCATCCTTATGAGAGCTCACAAAAGACAAATTTACTAAAATTAACTCAAACTTTAACTTCACGTATAAACGATACTTCAAATCAACTAGAAAAAATACATACTATAGTAAATGATCAAGTAAAAACTACAGTTGATGAGATAAATCGTTTAGGAGAGCAGATAGCTGGTATAAATGCTGAGATTCAATCTGTAGAATCAAATGGGATAAATCACGCAAATGATTTAAGAGATAAGAGAGACCAACTTGAACTAACTATGTCAAAGCTAGTAAATATCTCTACATTTAAAAATGAGCTTTATAGCGATAGCACTGTGAGTGGAACATTGACAGATCAAGGTAAAAACTATAACTTAAATATAAGCGGGATTACTTTGATTGATGGCGTAACATTTCATCCGCTAAAACTCGAATCTAACAAAAACGAATACGGCTTTAGCGATATATTTTACGAACTAAACGATGAGACAAGAGCTAATATGAGCTCAAAGATAACAGGTGGAAAGCTAGGAGCTATTTTAGATCTTAGAGGTAGATATAGCGATGAAAATGGCAATATGACTGATGGTATGATTACTGAATTTAGAGATAATTTAGATACATTTGCAAAGACTCTTATTCAGCAGACAAATAATATCTATGCAAGCTCAGCTCAAGATAAGATGAATACTGCTGATATCTCTGGCATGAGAGACAATACAACTCTTCAAAACATAGATAAAAATATAAAAAATGGAAGTTTTGATGTTATTATCTATGATGCTTCTGGTAAAGAAGTAGCTAAAAAAACTATAAATATCAATCAAACAACTTCTATGAACGATACTACTCAAGGCAATTCTATAGTTAGTGACTTTAACGCAGATACTGATGATAACGGCGATAAGAACTTAAATAATGATGTAAATGATTATTTTGTAGCAAATTTTAAATATGATGAGATAACAAAAACAGGAAATTTAAGCTTTACACCAAAATACGCTTCAGGAGATTATAAAATCGCCATACAAGATAATGGAACAAATTTCGCTGGTGTTTTTGGTCTTAGTAAATTTTTTGAAGGCGATGATGCTGCTAGTATTAGAATCGAAAGTTCTTTGGCTAAAGATAGCTCAAAGATACAAGGTAATAAAGCTCCTATCAACGGAGATAATAGTATGGCGAACGCTATGGTAAATTTACAAAATTTAAAACTAGATTTCATTTCAGAAAATGGCATTACTAAAAATGAAACGATATCTGGGTACTACAGATATCTCACTACTGATATAGCAGCAAAAACTGAGTCTGTAAATAGCATAAACAGCACAAATACATCTTTACATAAGAGTGTATATGCTGAGTTTCAATCAATAAGTGGCGTAAATATAGACGAAGAACTTTCAAATTTAATCAAATTTCAATCAAGTTATGGAGCTGCAGCTAAGATAATAACGACTGTAGAAAAAATGCTCGAAACATTGATAGGATTAAAGCAATAA
- the fliS gene encoding flagellar export chaperone FliS — translation MQTNLAYQAYNQNNMGIESPKKLITMLYEGILRFIYRAKKAMDDGDIENKVLFLNKTNAIFFELINSLDMRQGAVSQYLNGLYARQIQLIAEANLKNDKAPLDEVIHVTRELLDAWHDATKEE, via the coding sequence ATGCAAACAAATTTAGCCTATCAAGCGTATAATCAAAATAATATGGGCATAGAATCTCCTAAGAAGCTCATCACAATGCTTTATGAGGGGATTCTTCGTTTTATTTATAGAGCAAAAAAAGCTATGGACGATGGTGATATAGAAAATAAAGTCTTGTTTTTAAACAAAACAAATGCCATATTTTTTGAGCTTATAAACTCACTAGATATGAGACAAGGCGCTGTTTCTCAGTATCTAAATGGACTTTATGCTAGACAAATTCAGCTCATAGCAGAAGCAAATTTAAAAAACGACAAAGCTCCTCTAGATGAAGTAATTCATGTAACAAGAGAGCTACTTGATGCGTGGCATGATGCTACAAAAGAAGAGTAA
- a CDS encoding aminotransferase class I/II-fold pyridoxal phosphate-dependent enzyme encodes MFDIKKAKEQENFREIKKTRTHSKFIEINGKTLLNLGSNDYLGIATNANLKNEFLEICKDKDWFFGSGASRLVYSANEEFDKLESWFETKFNSKKAVIFNSGYCANLSCISALNGDKTLFLADKLIHASMIDALKLANANFKRFAHNDNEMLEDLLRQNSDKFDHIIILTEAVFSMDGDSADIEFMVNLKKTYQNVLIYVDEAHSFFVKSQLGLSAELGLDRQIDFLLVTLGKGVGSSGAVMISSNEFKDIFVNSARSLIFSTAIPPINVAWTNFVLSKDHSIKRANLKEIIKFLGISDSHISPFIVGENKKALALSQKLFEAGYFIPAIRPPTVPLGKSRLRISLRGDILSEDLLNLKEILDENRSN; translated from the coding sequence ATGTTTGATATAAAAAAAGCAAAAGAACAAGAAAATTTCAGAGAGATCAAAAAGACAAGAACACATTCTAAATTTATCGAAATTAATGGCAAAACACTTCTAAATTTAGGAAGTAACGATTATTTAGGTATAGCCACAAACGCAAATTTAAAAAACGAATTTCTAGAAATTTGCAAAGATAAAGATTGGTTTTTTGGTTCAGGAGCAAGCAGACTAGTTTATAGTGCAAATGAAGAATTTGACAAGCTAGAGAGCTGGTTTGAGACTAAATTTAATTCCAAAAAAGCGGTGATTTTCAACTCTGGATATTGTGCAAATCTCAGCTGTATCTCAGCTTTAAATGGCGATAAAACGCTATTTTTAGCAGATAAACTAATCCACGCTAGTATGATAGATGCTCTAAAACTTGCAAATGCAAATTTCAAAAGATTTGCTCACAATGATAATGAAATGCTAGAAGATTTACTCAGACAAAACAGCGATAAATTTGATCACATCATCATACTAACAGAAGCGGTATTTAGTATGGACGGAGACAGCGCTGATATAGAATTTATGGTAAATTTAAAAAAGACTTACCAAAATGTTTTGATTTACGTCGATGAAGCGCACTCGTTTTTTGTCAAATCACAGCTTGGGCTTAGTGCAGAGCTGGGGCTTGATAGGCAGATCGATTTTTTGTTAGTAACTCTTGGAAAAGGCGTCGGAAGTAGTGGCGCAGTGATGATAAGTAGTAATGAATTTAAAGATATTTTTGTAAATAGCGCTAGAAGTCTTATCTTTTCAACAGCGATTCCACCTATAAATGTAGCTTGGACGAATTTTGTTTTGAGTAAAGACCATAGCATCAAAAGAGCAAATTTAAAAGAAATTATCAAATTTTTAGGGATAAGTGATAGTCATATCAGCCCTTTTATAGTCGGTGAAAACAAAAAGGCACTTGCGCTTTCACAAAAGCTTTTTGAAGCAGGATATTTCATACCGGCGATTCGTCCGCCGACTGTTCCACTTGGAAAATCAAGACTTCGCATAAGCTTAAGGGGTGATATTTTAAGTGAAGATTTATTAAATTTAAAAGAGATTTTAGATGAAAATAGATCTAATTAA
- the flgN gene encoding flagellar export chaperone FlgN yields the protein MINRYLDESIALLNELIEITQKDIENIKNADHTQLDEHTRQKAIIIKKFENTKNLLDKELIKISSEHNGTDLASILSDEIKDKLGVLRESLVLLQNKNKEYAKFVVAVKEFYDSLVKKMFGKDSDSSYVDKNMSTEQLFKLRI from the coding sequence ATGATAAATAGATACTTAGATGAGAGTATAGCTCTCTTAAATGAACTCATAGAGATCACACAAAAAGATATAGAAAATATCAAAAACGCAGACCATACTCAGCTTGACGAACATACAAGACAAAAAGCTATTATCATCAAAAAATTTGAAAATACAAAAAATCTTTTAGATAAAGAGCTCATAAAAATTTCTAGCGAACACAACGGAACAGATCTTGCTAGTATTCTCTCAGATGAGATCAAAGATAAACTAGGTGTTTTAAGAGAATCTTTGGTTTTGTTGCAAAATAAAAATAAAGAGTATGCTAAATTTGTCGTGGCGGTCAAAGAGTTTTATGATTCTTTAGTAAAAAAGATGTTTGGCAAAGATAGCGACTCATCGTACGTCGATAAAAATATGAGTACGGAGCAACTTTTTAAATTAAGGATTTGA
- a CDS encoding flagellar biosynthesis anti-sigma factor FlgM yields MINSVGSVQYIAQNESVQKNGTKKTQSTQDTQSSTESRVDAIAKQINEGTYKIDLKGLASKIADSLM; encoded by the coding sequence ATGATAAATTCTGTAGGTTCTGTGCAATACATCGCACAAAATGAGTCAGTACAAAAAAACGGAACAAAAAAAACACAATCAACACAAGATACTCAAAGTAGTACAGAAAGTAGGGTTGATGCTATAGCTAAACAGATAAATGAAGGCACTTACAAGATAGACCTTAAAGGTCTAGCAAGTAAAATAGCAGATTCCCTTATGTAA